The Desulfobulbaceae bacterium genome includes a window with the following:
- a CDS encoding IS3 family transposase, which yields MSCKENCWDNAPSEGFLHPLFTELTHHERYETRAEAKSNVFEYIKVFYNRQRRHAATRYLSPAVHEAAYQNAA from the coding sequence ATGAGTTGCAAAGAAAATTGCTGGGATAATGCCCCATCTGAAGGTTTTCTCCATCCACTTTTTACCGAATTGACCCATCACGAACGCTATGAGACCAGGGCCGAGGCGAAAAGTAATGTTTTCGAATACATTAAGGTCTTTTACAATCGCCAGAGGCGTCACGCAGCTACAAGGTATTTAAGTCCAGCTGTCCATGAGGCGGCTTATCAAAATGCTGCGTAA
- a CDS encoding HAMP domain-containing protein yields the protein MRRLIKMLRNYLSGKVLTDHATGDWNVMRIWTSILGKYTCIAATILLLLSSMVISTFYLTEEIQGEAMRINLAGRQRMHVFHLALHAHFLLNSDDVMLGSLHRAGLKKALGEYEQTLLGLRTGSPECDVTPSCKASTHDVLNRQLDSLITLWNEKQKPQLLQIIADPIQVWEEGEKRCHGCHDAFIPHFKKVDDFVFALSTHNEQVIQRFNVLRFGILVVSALAAIAMAIFIKQQMILPVQELYEATVRLENGDFSCALAPRTNDEIGTLALAFNRMSTTLAQSFTEKEALVQQRTAELQTANEDLRTFAYTVSHDLRAPLRAIQGFAEAIREDGQSLDLRITEHLTNITAAAEFMDKLILDLLSYSRISYKDIHIDQVDTGQLFKEVVQDLSFEIQKVEGQVTIEGCLPVVMANHGILTQITMNLLSNAIKYVKAGTPPRIQVWAQHNGDKVRLFVKDNGIGIAPEDQHRIFDVFVRLHGMDSYPGTGIGLATVHRGIERLGGSCGVESIPSQGSTFWLELSPVDPAWLSMANDSLCTEH from the coding sequence ATGAGGCGGCTTATCAAAATGCTGCGTAATTATTTGTCCGGAAAAGTCTTAACAGATCATGCGACAGGAGATTGGAACGTGATGAGAATATGGACCTCCATCCTTGGCAAATATACCTGTATCGCCGCGACCATTCTGCTGCTGCTCAGCAGCATGGTCATCTCCACTTTTTATCTGACCGAAGAGATTCAGGGCGAGGCAATGCGCATTAACCTGGCAGGCCGCCAGCGCATGCATGTCTTTCACCTGGCCCTCCATGCCCATTTCCTGTTGAACAGTGACGACGTGATGCTGGGATCACTTCATCGCGCGGGATTAAAAAAGGCGCTTGGTGAATACGAACAAACGTTGCTTGGCCTGAGGACGGGAAGCCCCGAGTGTGATGTCACCCCGTCTTGTAAAGCATCAACACATGATGTACTGAATAGACAGCTGGACAGTCTGATCACCCTGTGGAACGAGAAACAAAAGCCCCAGTTGCTGCAAATCATTGCTGATCCGATTCAAGTCTGGGAAGAGGGCGAAAAACGCTGTCACGGCTGTCATGACGCATTTATACCTCATTTTAAGAAGGTAGACGATTTTGTCTTTGCCCTGAGCACACACAATGAGCAGGTGATACAACGATTCAATGTGCTGCGCTTCGGCATCTTGGTGGTATCAGCGCTTGCAGCGATTGCGATGGCTATTTTTATCAAGCAACAGATGATTCTGCCAGTGCAAGAATTGTATGAGGCAACGGTTCGTTTGGAAAATGGAGATTTTTCCTGCGCGCTGGCGCCAAGGACCAATGACGAAATCGGCACCCTGGCCCTGGCCTTTAACCGGATGTCCACAACTCTTGCCCAAAGTTTCACTGAAAAAGAGGCCCTGGTCCAGCAGCGCACGGCGGAACTGCAAACTGCCAATGAAGATTTAAGGACTTTTGCTTACACGGTTTCTCATGACCTGCGAGCGCCCTTACGCGCGATACAGGGGTTTGCAGAGGCCATCCGCGAGGATGGGCAAAGCCTTGATCTCCGGATCACTGAGCACCTAACTAACATCACCGCCGCCGCTGAGTTCATGGACAAGTTGATCCTCGATCTCCTGTCATACAGCCGAATATCCTACAAGGATATCCACATTGACCAGGTCGATACCGGTCAGCTATTCAAGGAGGTCGTGCAGGACTTGTCTTTTGAGATACAAAAAGTCGAAGGACAAGTAACCATTGAAGGATGCCTGCCAGTGGTCATGGCCAATCATGGCATCCTGACCCAGATCACCATGAATCTACTCAGTAATGCCATCAAGTATGTCAAGGCTGGGACACCTCCCAGGATACAGGTATGGGCTCAGCACAATGGCGACAAGGTACGCCTGTTTGTCAAGGATAACGGAATTGGCATTGCCCCAGAAGACCAACACCGGATTTTCGATGTCTTTGTCCGGCTGCACGGGATGGACAGTTATCCGGGAACAGGGATTGGACTAGCTACCGTCCACAGGGGAATTGAACGGCTGGGCGGCAGTTGCGGGGTAGAATCAATTCCAAGTCAGGGCAGCACGTTCTGGCTGGAGTTGTCTCCTGTTGATCCAGCTTGGCTGTCTATGGCGAATGATTCGCTTTGCACAGAACATTAA